Sequence from the Flavobacteriales bacterium genome:
TGGTGATGGTGAATGTTCCTCCGGTCATCTCATCCACGGTGATATCACCATCTCGAGCCTTGATAGCCAGTCTCTTGATCTCCCCTTCTATCTCATGAAGTCCCATTCCCTCAGCATTGCGCACAACGGGTACCATCAGACCTTTAGGAGAACTCACGGCAATTCCGATATCTGCATAGTCATGAAAGATCATATGGTCTCCATCGATCTGTCCGTTCACTGCGGGAAACAGTCTGAGCGCTTCGGTGACAGCCTTTGTGAAGAATCCCATGAATCCCAGACTCACACCATACTTCTCTTTGAAAGCGACCTTGTATTTGGCCCGTAGGTCCATGATCGGTTTCATGTCCACCTCGTTGAAGGTGGTCAGCATGGCCGTTTCATTCTTCACAGAGACCAGTCTCTGAGCGACCTTTCTCCGTAGCATGCTCATTTTCTTAGAGTCGGTATCCCGGGTACCTCCCCATCCTTGGAGGAATTGTGTAGCATCCACCCCAGCAGCGATATATTCGATCGCATCTGCTTTGGTGATACGGCCTCCTTTACCGGTGCCATTCACTCGACCAGGGTCTACTCCATGCTCTTCCAATACCTTCTTGGCGGCAGGACTAGGCACACCAGTGGCATAGCTCTTCTCGGCCGAAGCCACGGCTGTCTTCTCAGCCACGGGCGCTGGAGCAGCAGATATTTCTTCTTTGGAGGCAGCCGGTGCAGGTGCTTCTTCCTTCTTAGGCTTAGGAGCCGCACTACCTGCTGGTCGTTCGGCAGAGG
This genomic interval carries:
- the odhB gene encoding 2-oxoglutarate dehydrogenase complex dihydrolipoyllysine-residue succinyltransferase, with amino-acid sequence MFEVKVPSPGESITEVEIAQWLVSDGDYVEKDQVIAEVDSDKATLELPSEESGIISLIAQEGDAVEVGGIIAKIDTSAERPAGSAAPKPKKEEAPAPAASKEEISAAPAPVAEKTAVASAEKSYATGVPSPAAKKVLEEHGVDPGRVNGTGKGGRITKADAIEYIAAGVDATQFLQGWGGTRDTDSKKMSMLRRKVAQRLVSVKNETAMLTTFNEVDMKPIMDLRAKYKVAFKEKYGVSLGFMGFFTKAVTEALRLFPAVNGQIDGDHMIFHDYADIGIAVSSPKGLMVPVVRNAEGMGLHEIEGEIKRLAIKARDGDITVDEMTGGTFTITNGGVFGSMLSTPIINPPQSAILGMHNIVERPVAIDGEVHIRPIMFVALSYDHRIIDGKESVSFLYKVKEMLENPVKLLTGAKEPAEVLLGL